A part of Rhodoligotrophos appendicifer genomic DNA contains:
- a CDS encoding ribbon-helix-helix domain-containing protein gives MTVSEERPSKRSVVVAGHPTSLSLEPEFWDVLRQIVDERSTTLNMLITDIDARRGKRGLSSAVRVFVLNYLGEYRNRLGSKKP, from the coding sequence GTGACCGTTTCCGAGGAGCGACCTTCGAAGCGATCCGTGGTGGTCGCCGGGCACCCGACGAGCCTCTCGCTGGAGCCGGAATTCTGGGACGTCCTGCGCCAGATCGTGGACGAGCGGTCCACGACCCTCAACATGCTGATCACGGACATCGATGCACGACGCGGCAAGCGCGGCCTGTCGAGCGCCGTTCGCGTCTTCGTGCTCAACTATCTCGGCGAGTATAGGAACCGGTTGGGATCCAAGAAGCCCTGA
- the fumC gene encoding class II fumarate hydratase, whose amino-acid sequence MSTTRIETDSFGPLEVASDRYWGAQTQRSLGNFKIGGETMPEPLIRALGIIKQAAAKTNMELGTLDPTIGKAIVTAADEVMDGSLDDHFPLVVWQTGSGTQTNMNANEVISNRGIEILGGRLGSKSPIHPNDHVNQSQSSNDTFPTAMHIAVAEEIVHSLIPALEHLQQALDAKAKAWSDIIKIGRTHLQDATPMTLGQEFSGYAMQLALGIERITSTLPRVYPLAQGGTAVGTGLNSKKGFAEAFARHVADITGLPFITAPNKFEALASHDSMVEVSGQLNVLATSLFKISQDIRLLGSGPRSGLGELHLPENEPGSSIMPGKVNPTQCEAMTMLCCQVMGNHVTVTIAGSQGNFELNVFKPVIAYNVLQSIRIIAEGCVSFTDNCVVGIEPNRRHIEDLMERSLMLVTALAPKIGYDKATEIAKNAHKKGTTLREEALALGYVTSEEFDATVRPQDMIGPS is encoded by the coding sequence ATGAGCACCACACGCATCGAAACCGATTCCTTCGGGCCTCTCGAGGTTGCCTCCGACCGCTATTGGGGTGCTCAGACGCAGCGCTCGCTCGGCAATTTCAAGATCGGGGGCGAAACCATGCCCGAGCCCCTGATCCGCGCGCTCGGCATCATCAAGCAAGCGGCCGCCAAGACGAATATGGAGCTCGGTACGCTGGACCCCACCATCGGAAAGGCCATCGTGACGGCCGCCGACGAGGTGATGGACGGCTCGCTCGACGATCATTTCCCCCTGGTGGTCTGGCAGACCGGCTCGGGCACCCAGACCAATATGAACGCCAATGAGGTGATCTCGAACCGCGGCATCGAAATCCTGGGCGGCCGTCTGGGCTCAAAGAGCCCCATCCATCCCAATGATCACGTCAACCAGTCGCAGTCGTCGAACGACACGTTTCCGACCGCCATGCATATCGCGGTCGCCGAGGAAATCGTCCACTCGCTGATCCCGGCGCTCGAGCACCTGCAACAGGCCCTCGATGCCAAGGCCAAGGCGTGGTCCGACATCATCAAGATCGGCCGGACGCATCTGCAGGATGCGACGCCGATGACCCTGGGCCAGGAATTCTCCGGCTATGCCATGCAATTGGCGCTCGGCATCGAGCGGATCACCTCGACGCTGCCGCGAGTCTACCCGCTGGCGCAGGGCGGCACCGCCGTCGGCACCGGGCTCAACTCCAAAAAGGGGTTCGCCGAGGCCTTTGCCCGCCATGTCGCGGACATCACCGGGCTGCCCTTCATCACGGCACCGAACAAGTTCGAGGCGCTGGCGAGCCACGATTCGATGGTGGAGGTCTCCGGCCAGCTGAACGTCCTGGCCACGAGCCTGTTCAAGATCTCGCAGGATATCAGGCTGTTGGGATCGGGGCCCCGCTCCGGCCTCGGCGAGTTGCATCTGCCGGAGAACGAACCCGGCTCGTCCATCATGCCCGGCAAGGTCAATCCGACGCAGTGCGAAGCCATGACCATGCTGTGCTGCCAAGTGATGGGCAATCACGTCACCGTCACCATCGCGGGCTCGCAGGGCAATTTCGAGCTCAACGTGTTCAAGCCGGTCATCGCTTACAATGTCCTGCAATCGATCCGCATCATCGCCGAAGGCTGTGTCAGCTTCACCGACAATTGCGTCGTGGGGATCGAGCCCAATCGCCGGCACATCGAGGACTTGATGGAGCGATCCCTGATGCTGGTCACGGCGCTGGCGCCAAAGATCGGTTACGACAAAGCGACGGAAATCGCCAAGAACGCCCACAAGAAGGGCACTACCTTGCGGGAAGAGGCCCTGGCGCTCGGCTATGTGACCTCGGAGGAATTCGATGCCACGGTCCGGCCCCAGGACATGATCGGCCCATCGTGA